In Brassica napus cultivar Da-Ae chromosome C2, Da-Ae, whole genome shotgun sequence, the sequence GAGCCCCAGATAGCGGACTGGAAGTGATCAAAGAGAGAAGCCAAGGTTCACCAGATCAGTGGTTTCTGCCAGACTCAACCCAGCCACAAACAATTCGGTCTTACTTATGTTCATCACTAGCCCCGACCAGGAAGCAAACAGATCTAATGTGTCGGATATGTGTATCAACGAAGACTTTTGAGCGTCGAAGAAAACCATAATATCATCAGCGAAGGATAGGTGAGTTACTTGAGGCGATGATGGCACTGGGTGGTAGCCAATTAGATCTGATTCGAACTTCACATTTAATAACTTAGCAAGAACTTCCATTGACAGGACAAAGAGATAGGGAGATAAAGGATCGCCTTGTCGAAGGCCCTTTGTTCCTCGAAAATAGCCTCCTAACTCTCCATTGATTGCCACCGAGAAGCGGATTGTAGTGATGCATTGAGAGATCATACCAATGAAGACTTCCGGGAAGTTTAGAGCTCGAAGAATAGAGAAGATGAAGTTCCAGCTCAGGGAATCAAAAGCCTTCTTAAGATCAATCTTAAGCATGGAGCGCTTAGAGATATTCTTCCAATTATATCAGTTAACCAGTTCAGAAGCCATCAATACATTCACCACTAGAAGTCTTCCCGGAATGAAAGCAGATTGCGTGTTGGAGATCACATTAGGGAGCACTTGCTTCAGGCGATTAGCTAAGAGTTTTGCTATGACCTTGTATGTTGTGTTGCAGCAAGAGATGGGCCTGAAGTCAATAATCTTAACCGCACTTTGCTTCTTTGGGATAAGGGTCAATATGGTTGCATTCCATTGTTGAAGCAATCTTCCAGACTGAAAAAATTCCTCTACAGCCTCATTAACTTCAGAGCCGACGGTACTCCAATGAGCAGTGAAGAATTCGGCCGGATAACCATCTGGACCCGGTGATTTGTTCTTAGGAAGCAGGAAGAACGCCTTCTGGATGTCTAGCCGGGAAAAAAGAGCTGCGAGAGTGTCAGAGACAGAGGAGGAACACCTGTAAGGAATAAGCTGAGCAATCTCATCAGGAGAAACGTCCAGCGTGGTAACGCTTCCACCAAGAAAATCTTCATAAAAGTGTAGGGTGTGCTGCATAATACCCTCCTTAGTATCAATCACGCAATCATTCTCATCCAGCAAAAATAACACCTGATTCTGAGCAAGGCGAGATCGGATAGAGCGGTGAAAGAAGGCAGAACCACAATCGCCATTATCCAGCCAGTTAACGCGAGATCGTTGATAGAGGAAAGACTCCTCAGCCTTAGCAAGAGCAGACCATTTTAGGTGAGCATCCTTCTCATTTATTGCTGCTTGAGATGTCGGATAAGAGAGGAGAACTCGCTGGAAAGATATTAATTCCTCAAAAGCTTCAGCGACTCTTTTCTCAAGTTCAGAGTAATTTTCCCGACTAAAAGTTCGTATAATACTCTTTAGAAACTTGAGCTTCTTGGAGACATTTAGCATACTAGTTCCATCGAACTGCAGAGACTCCCAACACTCCTTGATGAGAACCTCAAAGTCAGGATGATTGTTAAGCAAGGTAAAGAATTTGAACGGCCTTTTCTCTTTAGGTTTTCCGGAGTCAATAAATACGCAGCAAGGGCTATGGTCTGAGATTCCAGGGTCTCCAAAAACAGCCAGAGAGTTTGGAAAAACTTGTAGCCAATTGTCATTAACTAGAACTCTATCGAGCTTCTTAGAAACAACAGTGGCTCCTTGCTTATTGGACCAAGTAAAAGGATTCCCACAGAATGGGAGATCTGAGAGCGAAGCTGAATCAATGCAGTTAAATAATTCTCGCATACCTCTTGAAGAGGAGAATGGGTCAGCGGTAGAGTGTTCTGAAGCAGAGAGAACTTGGTTAAAGTCACCAAGAACAACCCAAGGAGAGCCGCGAACAGGGGCAGTATAAGACAGAAAGCACAATTCGGCCCATAACAGAAAGCACAATTCGGCCCATAACTCTCTGCGAATCTTCCGACAAGTAGAACCATATACTAGTGTTACGACTAGGGAAGTAGAGATAAACGGCAGCCTGGCACTGTAAGTGATAGACTGAAGTGATTTGTGCAAAACTGAAACACAGACCATAGGGTGCCAAAGAAGCCAAATCTTTCCTAAATCCGAGAATTCATAATTACAATCGTAATGCCAACCGGGGAAAGCCCTACTGATGATAGCTGGAGCCTTCACACTGCTGACATGAGTCTCAATGAGACCGCTAAAAATGGGTTTGTTATTCCAAAACCATTTCCTAAATCCGCAACGTTTTATTTTGTCATTGAAACCTCTAATGTTCCAacaaaaaatatccataaatgGGGAAAAAAGTTAGAGGTTTAAAGGGCCCCTAGCCCTAGCTGACGATTTCAATAGCTTCTTCTGCCGCTTAGAGATGACCTGAATGTAGCGATCAGCGTCGTCATCAGGGTTATCCTCATCAGGAGAGAAGCTTTCGGGCTCTGACTCATATTCAGAAGCAGGTACAGGCGTAGTCTTCTTTGCTGAGTCAAAAAGGTTTGTTCTCAGGTCGACACAAAATCTCTCTACGTTTAAGACTTGTGCAGATGAGGCCTTGCGTGCTTGAACAGACAGATGAGCATGGGAATCACTATGTGGGGGCTCATTAACAGGTGCAGTACGAACCCATTGAGAGGtggtctttttttgttttgcttttgtttggGCGCATTGACATGGCTTTTATTCTTCTGGCCACTGCCCTTAGAAGTGGAGCCGGAAACAATAGGATACTGACTTGCAATAGGGGCCTTCCCCTCACGCTGATGGTTGTTGCGGGGACAAGCCTCAGTTCCATGCTTCACAGAATGGCATATATTGCAAGTTCGAGGAGCAGTAGGGCACCTTGAGATAGTATGCCCAACTGTCCGACAATGGCTACAAAGGGAGGGGAGCCACGGGCAAGAAACCGTAATTCTGGTGATTTCACCTGAGTCAAATTGTGCGTTTACAGCTTCCGGTAGAGGCTTGCGGGGGTTAATAACCGTGTATACTCTCGCTACCTCAATGTTTGTTAGGTTCTCTGTTGCAGGGTGCATGTAGAGGGGGTGTCCAACTAGACCAGCAATCTCTTTCAAGGCATCCCTGTTAAAGAATTGGAGAGGCACACCGGTGAAGTCAAGCCAGACTGGAACTGTTGACAGGGAGGGTTTCTCTGGCTTCGTACCAGGAGACCATTTGGCCACAAACATCGTTTGTCCGTCAACTTGCCAGAGACATTGACTGAGGATATGACGGCGGGCATTCGGACAAGGGACGCGGAATAGAAAGCGTTGCCTTCTATTTTCGAGACAGCAATGTCCTGGCGCTGTTTGCTCCACATTCCATTTATAATGGCGTGAACAGCTCCTCTTGCAGGGGATTCCTCATAAAACTGGCCAATGATGAAGCTATCCCAAGACTTTCGATTCTTCTCAATAACCGAGTTGGGAATTCGCACACAAGCTTCCCCTGAGTCAAGAATGAAAGGCTTTCCTTCAGGATCCAGCTTCCCTGTGTTGGCCTTAACCTTGTCTCTCCAGAGAAAGGCTTGAGCTTTGACAATGTTTATTGGGGAGGAGGACGCCGGAGCCTGGGCTTTATCAACCGGAGGCGAGAGCGGGGTCTCGTGAGGAGGACTGACAGGTACATCCGAAGGAGTAGCTGTAGGTATGGCAGTGGGAATTTCACCGCTTTCTAAGACAGTAGTAGCAATAATGGTACTAGTAACACAGTTTGCTGCTTGACTCGCAACTATGTCACAATGCGCAGCAGGAACAATGTTGGTAGCAGAGGAGGTTTCCTTAGGTGGGGAAATACCTTCAGTTGCTAGGTCTGGACAGAAAACGGCTGAATCTGAAGAAATCATGGCCGGATCTGAAGAGGCACCGGCTGGATCTGAAGATTCAGGCGGAGAAATTTGGAAAGAATCAGAAGCGGAGTAACCAGAAAAATCGGCTGAGCCAGTGGAGCTGTCGCCTGAGGtttgttttttgggttttctttttttcgCCATGGACGGCGAGGGTGGGGACCATCGCCGAGACCGGCGACGGTGGAGGGCAAAGGAGTGGCTACGCAGTTTCGCCTCGGTAGAGAGAACCCTCGCTATTCTTCTAATTCAACTAAATTCCGTATATTCATTTTCATCTTTATAGAAAAAATCCCACTCGCCATATATAGTCCCTCAGTAAATACCCCCAACCACATTCCATAAGCCCTCCCTCACTCTATTCACACTCACCCTTCATTGTAAAAGCAACAAACAGGCAAGATTTTCAAACTCAAATCACGTACAAACATTTCTTTTAGGAAGAACTTGAAAATTATGGCGATGAAAAAAACAAGCAAGCTAACACAAACGGCAATGATCAAGCAAATCTTGAAGAGATGCTCGAGTTTGGGGAAGAGACAGAGTAATGTGTACAGCGAAGATGAAAACGGACAACCTCTTGATGTACCTAAAGGACATTTCGTCGTCTACGTTGGAGAGAATCGAGTCAGGTACGTTGTACCCATTTCGTTTTTGACCCGACCCGAATTTCAGCTTCTTCTCCAACAAGCAGAGGAAGAGTTTGGTTTCGAGCACGACATGGGTCTCACTATTCCTTGTGAAGAAGTCGTTTTCCGATCTCTCACGTCTATGCTCCGATGAACATatctttttcttaaataatatatttcaaatcGTTAGTTAGGATGACAGAGGAAGCTGCTAAGTAAATGCTTCTCTGTTTTagcaaaataagttttatatgtTTTGGCTAATATGGGTTTAgagttgtaacttgtaagagTGAGACCTAACCCTTATTTAGAGAACCCCAATGAGAATGAGTTACTAATTTTGGTTCTTTTCTCAGATTTGTAGaaacccaaaaacaaaacaaatttccGGTGAAGATCACTCTCATGGTGGTGTGGTTGATGTATGTGTACCCTGTGAGAaaggtttttaatatttaatgaaaGACTTAAAATTATCAGGCTTTAGGTTTTATTGGTGTGGTTATTTTTGCATACGTTAATGAATTTTCGTGTAATGTAGTAATTTATATCAAGTTAAGTCGCTGATTCATTCAAAATTCTCCACTGAGACTAAAAGAAGCCCCAAAAGGTTTTATTATATGGCTACGCTAGCAAAAGCTGCAAGTACAGGTCGTTCCGTTTTAGGGTATTGTCCCTCTCTTTCATATTACAAACTTTcccatctttttaatttgtaaaaactcccgaagttttctccttttctctatataagtttttttcttttaaaaaaaagagagagagagagaccatcaTCGTGTCTCTCTTTCTTACGGGTTTTAGCCGTTAAAACTGTTAAAGAAAACTAGGTAATTAAAGTGTCGGGATGCGATGCTATGAAGTTGCTGAATCGTTACAGAATATAAGTTATATAACCATATATAGCGTTCTGCTGTGTTGAGATTCTCCAAAAAAACGTTATGTTTGTAATTAATTTATGAGATTAGAAGGTAAGATAGGTATTAACATCTTAATATGGTATTAAATAAACTAGGGATCGTTACCCGCGCCAAGGCGCAgagtttttgcattttaatctatttttgtcTCTTGCTTACTAATCTACCattcagtttttcaatgcattttatCTTCATTATCTCCTCTTGTcttgtttacatttgttttcacgTTCTGTCGTTTGATTTGTCTTAGTTTTGACTTGTGTAATAATTTAACCCTGCTCattcttctttcattctttattgattgatatttttatctcgcttagctctgtgttgccactaatttgctcgaatcatttttcatcatctgattcgtattcttttcatattcattaactattgtctccaatctctttaaatcgtaaaaattatacatgttcttttgtttattaaatcacatattaaatattgttgaaactgtttatttattctaataaattcTTACGATTATAAATAAGATGATATGGATAAAAAGactgattataatttagttgaaattaaagtctaaaatagaagttattaaacttgcaatccttctttttttttcatccaagatagcttt encodes:
- the LOC106377127 gene encoding auxin-responsive protein SAUR50-like, yielding MAMKKTSKLTQTAMIKQILKRCSSLGKRQSNVYSEDENGQPLDVPKGHFVVYVGENRVRYVVPISFLTRPEFQLLLQQAEEEFGFEHDMGLTIPCEEVVFRSLTSMLR
- the LOC106373947 gene encoding uncharacterized protein LOC106373947, producing MAKKRKPKKQTSGDSSTGSADFSGYSASDSFQISPPESSDPAGASSDPAMISSDSAVFCPDLATEGISPPKETSSATNIVPAAHCDIVASQAANCVTSTIIATTVLESGEIPTAIPTATPSDVPVSPPHETPLSPPVDKAQAPASSSPINIVKAQAFLWRDKVKANTGKLDPEGKPFILDSGEACVRIPNSVIEKNRKSWDSFIIGQFYEESPARGAVHAIINGMWSKQRQDIAVSKIEGNAFYSASLVRMPAVISSVNVSGKDALKEIAGLVGHPLYMHPATENLTNIEVARVYTVINPRKPLPEAVNAQFDSGEITRITVSCPWLPSLCSHCRTVGHTISRCPTAPRTCNICHSVKHGTEACPRNNHQREGKAPIATKKTTPVPASEYESEPESFSPDEDNPDDDADRYIQVISKRQKKLLKSKWFWNNKPIFSGLIETHVSSVKAPAIISRAFPGWHYDCNYEFSDLGKIWLLWHPMVCVSVLHKSLQSITYSARLPFISTSLVVTLVYGSTCRKIRRELWAELCFLLWAELCFLSYTAPVRGSPWVVLGDFNQVLSASEHSTADPFSSSRGMRELFNCIDSASLSDLPFCGNPFTWSNKQGATVVSKKLDRVLVNDNWLQVFPNSLAVFGDPGISDHSPCCVFIDSGKPKEKRPFKFFTLLNNHPDFEVLIKECWESLQFDGTSMLNVSKKLKFLKSIIRTFSRENYSELEKRVAEAFEELISFQRVLLSYPTSQAAINEKDAHLKWSALAKAEESFLYQRSRVNWLDNGDCGSAFFHRSIRSRLAQNQVLFLLDENDCVIDTKEGIMQHTLHFYEDFLGGSVTTLDVSPDEIAQLIPYRCSSSVSDTLAALFSRLDIQKAFFLLPKNKSPGPDGYPAEFFTAHWSTVGSEVNEAVEEFFQSGRLLQQWNATILTLIPKKQSAVKIIDFRPISCCNTTYKVIAKLLANRLKQVLPNVISNTQSAFIPGRLLVVNNISKRSMLKIDLKKAFDSLSWNFIFSILRALNFPEVFIGMISQCITTIRFSVAINGELGGYFRGTKGLRQGDPLSPYLFVLSMEVLAKLLNVKFESDLIGYHPVPSSPQVTHLSFADDIMVFFDAQKSSLIHISDTLDLFASWSGLVMNIIRYLGLPLMHRKLRICDYRPLIDQLKSRFSSWTSRALSFAGRKQLLSSVIYGKVNFWFSTVLLPKGCIKAIESLCARFLWNGNVTTRAVAKVSWSSVCLPKQEGGLGLCDLTIWNTSLCLKLIWLLHTENESLWAMWTKTNRIGDKNFWSIDESKQTSWIWKSILKLRPIAENFLKCEVGNGDKASFWFYDWSPMGRLFKLFGHSGPRQLGVPINALVSLCCSSTGWNLRPARSPLAEQVGDTTLQSYSASLTWEELRHHGQRQSWTRIVWFKGHIPSHAFMMWIAYLDCLPTRMQLASWGLQIDKSCCICNHYQESRDHLFLRCSFSEQLWKLLMRRMGYRPFLFHTWTSMHSWLETADSTCPYTLCLLVVQATIYKIWAERNRRLHCSVSSTPQNLLRDIDRLVRNVILARKKHKKFHTLMQCWLKFA